A region of candidate division TA06 bacterium DNA encodes the following proteins:
- a CDS encoding creatininase family protein codes for MERTMARLNWKQFQKLVPAKTNRVLLPVGTIEAHGPGALGTDAFIPEYICQKLAGPLNALVAPTIPYGLTRSLIGFPGSLTVSPETLTAYVKETALSLTQAGFKYIIIMNGHGGNNDCLKPVGPYLWQQNKARTLIIHWWEASSAVGQKYFKGTGHAGADELSALMAVDPGLVAQKDYQKQEVGDYPPGMTPYPFHSSMILNQRGLGYPVFDVPKARKYMDEAVKLISDEARTILNDWEKLD; via the coding sequence ATGGAAAGAACAATGGCCAGGCTTAACTGGAAACAATTCCAAAAACTGGTCCCCGCCAAGACCAACCGGGTGCTGCTGCCGGTGGGAACCATAGAAGCCCACGGGCCGGGGGCGCTGGGAACGGATGCCTTCATCCCGGAATATATCTGCCAAAAACTGGCCGGGCCGCTCAACGCCCTGGTGGCGCCCACCATTCCCTACGGCCTGACCAGGTCGCTGATCGGTTTCCCCGGATCGCTGACCGTTTCCCCGGAAACTTTGACCGCCTATGTAAAGGAGACCGCCCTGAGCCTTACTCAGGCCGGGTTCAAGTACATCATAATAATGAACGGACACGGCGGGAACAATGACTGCCTTAAGCCGGTGGGCCCGTATCTATGGCAGCAAAACAAGGCCAGGACATTGATCATTCACTGGTGGGAAGCTTCATCAGCTGTCGGCCAGAAATATTTCAAAGGCACCGGCCACGCCGGAGCAGATGAACTATCGGCCCTGATGGCGGTGGATCCGGGCCTGGTAGCCCAAAAAGATTACCAAAAACAGGAGGTGGGCGATTATCCGCCGGGGATGACGCCCTATCCCTTTCATTCTTCGATGATCTTGAACCAAAGGGGCCTGGGTTATCCGGTTTTCGATGTTCCTAAGGCTCGCAAGTACATGGATGAGGCGGTCAAGCTGATATCAGACGAGGCCCGGACAATTTTAAACGACTGGGAGAAATTAGACTGA